The following are from one region of the Neurospora crassa OR74A linkage group III, whole genome shotgun sequence genome:
- the ppm-1 gene encoding 6-phosphogluconolactonase has translation MGKQVNLYSFPSVDTLATALRSYLISCQEAGLERHGVFKVGVSGGSLPKTLAQALLAPAKDESDEVKWESWEIFFADERAVPLNHEDSNYALLKKELLDKLPQGTPQPTVHTIDESVLDDTQELADRYEQTLVRSFASRDSVKLPIFDLLLLGCGPDGHTCSLFPGHELLRETEAWVSPIEDSPKPPPRRITLTLPVVTHAVRVAFVATGSGKKEIMKDIFEEGKGLPCALVNEATGERCSWFVDNAAVEGVSYPKRPFSL, from the coding sequence ATGGGCAAGCAAGTCAACCTCTACTCCTTCCCCAGCGTCGATACGCTCGCGACCGCCCTCCGCTCCTACCTAATCTCGTGCCAGGAGGCCGGCCTCGAGCGACACGGCGTCTTCAAGGTCGGCGTCTCAGGTGGCTCGCTGCCCAAGACGCTCGCGCAAGCGCTGCTGGCCCCGGCCAAGGACGAGTCGGACGAGGTTAAGTGGGAGAGCTGGGAAATCTTCTTCGCGGACGAGCGCGCGGTCCCTCTCAATCACGAGGACTCCAACTACGCGCTCCTCAAGAAGGAGCTGCTCGACAAGCTCCCCCAGGGCACCCCGCAACCGACGGTACACACCATCGATGAATCCGTCCTCGACGACACGCAGGAGCTGGCGGACCGGTACGAGCAGACGCTCGTCCGCTCTTTTGCTTCGCGCGACTCGGTCAAGCTGCCCATCTTCgatttgttgttgctgggctGCGGGCCCGATGGACACACCTGCTCCCTCTTCCCCGGACACGAGCTGCTGCGCGAGACCGAGGCCTGGGTCAGCCCCATCGAGGACTCGCCCAAGCCGCCCCCGCGCCGcatcaccctcaccctccccGTTGTGACGCACGCGGTGCGCGTTGCGTTCGTGGCGACGGGCAGCGGCAAGAAGGAGATCATGAAGGATATCTTTGAGGAGGGCAAGGGGTTGCCGTGCGCCCTGGTGAACGAGGCGACGGGTGAGCGGTGCAGTTGGTTCGTGGACAACGCCGCTGTTGAGGGAGTCAGCTACCCCAAGAGGCCGTTTAGCCTATAG
- a CDS encoding 4-nitrophenylphosphatase — translation MAQPKYLSGDVAAINEFIDKFDVFLFDCDGVLWSGEHVFEGVVETLELLRSRGKKTVFVTNNSTKSRPEYKKKFEGLGIPADEDEIFGSAYSSAIYISRILKLAPPKNKVFVIGEAGIEQELTTENIPFIGGTDPSFRRDVTVEDFNGLADGSLLNPEVGCVLVGLDWHINYLKLSHAYQYLRRGAVFLATNVDSTFPMNNNFFPGAGSISVPLVHMTGQEPVALGKPSQAMMDAIEGKFHLDRARTCMVGDRLNTDIKFGIEGRLGGTLAVLTGVNKKEDWEAADAVAVPSFYVDKLSDLRAAAQ, via the exons ATGGCGCAGCCGAAATACCTAAGTGGCGACGTTGCCGCCATCAACGAGTTCATTGACAAGTTCGAT gtGTTTTTGTTCGACTGCGATGGTGTTCTATGGTCTGGAGAACATGTTTTCGAGGGTGTTGTCGAGACGCTCGAGTTGCTGAGATCAAGAG GCAAGAAGACGGTGTTTGTCACCAACAACTCAACAAAGTCTCGTCCCGAGTATAAAAAGAAGTTTGAGGGCTTAGGAATCCCagcagatgaagatgagatCTTTGGCTCCGCATATTCTTCTGCCATCTACATCTCAAGGATTCTGAAGCTGGCGCCGCCCAAGAACAAGGTCTTTGTTATTGGAGAGGCAGGCATCGAGCAGGAGTTGACGACCGAGAACATCCCCTTCATCGGTGGCACCGACCCATCCTTCCGGAGAGACGTCACAGTAGAAGACTTCAATGGCCTTGCGGACGGATCTCTACTCAACCCTGAGGTCGGCTGTGTGCTCGTGGGCTTAGACTGGCACATCAACTACCTGAAGCTGTCGCATGCATACCAATACCTTCGCCGTGGCGCCGTGTTTCTGGCCACGAATGTGGACTCGACCTTCCCCATGAACAACAACTTCTTCCCCGGCGCAGGCTCCATCAGTGTTCCGCTGGTTCACATGACGGGACAGGAACCCGTGGCGCTCGGAAAGCCTAGCCAGGCCATGATGGATGCCATCGAGGGCAAATTCCACCTGGACCGCGCACGGACGTGCATGGTGGGAGATCGGCTCAACACCGATATCAAGTTCGGCATCGAGGGACGGCTGGGTGGCACGCTTGCAGTCCTGACGGGCGtgaacaagaaggaggactgGGAGGCGGCGGATGCGGTTGCTGTGCCATCGTTTTACGTCGACAAGCTTAGTGACCTTAGGGCTGCAGCGCAATAA
- a CDS encoding glycosyl hydrolase has translation MNNAFYNPSEGRWSPDVAWWISGTALQAVLDYMHVTGSRDYLSQAHEIIEKQKAPLPWWPQGDGNFRADSTDDTGWWALAMLRMFDLTGDKQYLTIAMQDEQYIWNYWTDTECGGGIYVDIKAMTYKNAIANALYIKLAAGLHLRTGDARYLTRALKAHQWFVESGMINAEELVNDGLTQDKANGVCFNNEGPTWSYLQGVVIGGLVELFRTTLNETYIRSAATLANAVISSPQLTPPSTGVLTDYACEGTAAGCNYDQQSFKGIFARNLGELDVLIVGRPYRTYLEQNANSAYQKARNADDTYGTSWSGPFDGSSLAKQQSAASLWVALL, from the exons ATGAACAACGCCTTCTACAACCCCTCCGAAGGCCGCTGGTCTCCTGATGTCGCCTGGTGGATCTCCGGTACCGCCCTCCAGGCGGTTTTGGACTACATGCACGTTACCGGCTCACGGGACTACCTCTCTCAAGCGCACGAGATCATCGAAAAGCAAAAGGCCCCCCTGCCCTGGTGGCCACAAGGCGACGGTAACTTCAGGGCTGACTCGACCGACGATACGGGCTGGTGGGCGCTGGCCATGCTCCGCATGTTTGACCTTACGGGCGACAAGCAATACCTGACGATTGCAATGCAGGACGAGCAGTACATCTGGAACTACTGGACGGACACGGAGTGTGGCGGCGGCATCTATGTGGACATCAAGGCGATGACGTACAAGAATGCCATTGCCAACGCCTTGTATATCAAGCTGGCCGCGGGTTTGCATCTTCGAACGGGTGATGCTCGTTATCTGACCAGGGCGCTCAAGGCGCACCAGTGGTTCGTGGAATCGGGCATGATCAACGCAGAGGAATTGGTCAACGACGGGTTGACGCAAGATAAGGCTAATGGAGTGTGCTTCAACAACGAGGGACCGACGTGGTCGTACCTCCAGGGAGTGGTAATAGGCGGTTTAGTTG AACTCTTTCGCACAACACTCAACGAAACCTACATCCGCTCTGCCGCAACCCTCGCCAACGCCGTCATCTCCTCGCCCCAACTCACTCCCCCCTCCACAGGTGTTCTAACCGACTACGCCTGCGAGGGCACCGCCGCGGGCTGTAACTACGACCAGCAGAGCTTTAAGGGCATATTTGCTCGCAACCTCGGCGAGCTCGATGTGTTGATTGTGGGACGACCGTATCGCACATACCTGGAGCAGAACGCAAACTCGGCTTATCAGAAGGCACGAAACGCAGATGATACGTATGGTACAAGCTGGTCGGGACCGTTTGATGGAAGCAGTTTGGCAAAACAGCAGTCGGCGGCGAGCTTGTGGGTTGCGCTACTTTAG